One window of Gammaproteobacteria bacterium genomic DNA carries:
- the fadH gene encoding NADPH-dependent 2,4-dienoyl-CoA reductase (catalyzes the formation of trans-2- enoyl-CoA from 2,4-dienoyl-CoA): protein RERIKETGVDLRLNTEVTAEELRNSDFDEIVVATGVVPRIPDIPGIDHPKVLTYPQVLLREVEVGEKVAIIGAGGIGFDVAEFLAEPGESVTLHPEKWMEEWGVDPTLSKPGGVTTPHPEKSPRTIYLMQRKTTRPGANLGKTTGWIHRSSLRHRGVQMMAGVQYVKIDDAGLHIRRGDKDMVLDVDHIVLCTGQLSENRLYHELRDGDKPVHLIGGAELAAELDAKRAINQGVRLAASL from the coding sequence CGAGAACGTATCAAAGAGACAGGCGTTGATCTGAGGCTAAATACTGAGGTGACTGCTGAAGAACTTCGCAACAGCGACTTTGATGAGATTGTCGTTGCCACAGGTGTTGTGCCGCGCATTCCAGATATCCCCGGGATTGATCACCCGAAAGTGTTGACGTATCCACAAGTTTTGCTTCGCGAAGTCGAAGTTGGTGAGAAAGTGGCCATCATTGGCGCTGGCGGTATCGGCTTTGATGTGGCGGAATTTTTGGCAGAACCGGGAGAGTCTGTGACTTTGCACCCTGAAAAATGGATGGAAGAATGGGGGGTCGACCCAACCCTGTCGAAGCCCGGTGGTGTGACGACACCACACCCAGAAAAATCACCCCGGACCATTTATTTAATGCAGCGCAAGACCACCCGACCTGGCGCCAATCTTGGCAAAACCACGGGCTGGATACACCGCAGTAGTTTGCGACATCGGGGAGTGCAGATGATGGCGGGCGTCCAATATGTGAAGATCGACGATGCTGGTCTACATATACGGCGTGGTGACAAGGACATGGTGCTTGATGTGGATCACATCGTATTGTGCACAGGCCAATTATCGGAAAATCGCCTCTATCATGAACTTCGGGATGGTGACAAACCAGTCCATTTAATCGGCGGGGCGGAACTTGCCGCTGAACTTGATGCGAAACGGGCTATCAACCAAGGCGTTCGCTTAGCCGCTTCCCTGTGA